The segment TGACGAAAGCGATCGCGCGGCTGGGAGGAAAACATACCACTAACCTTCAGATTCCGATCGATAAAGATGTCACCATCGGCGGTAGAACTTTTAGATCAGGCACCTTGCTGAACACCGGGATGGACGTACCTACAGGTTCAATTCTGCCCTTGGGAATGCGTACCAGCATCGAGAAGGGTAAAGTGCGCGTGGGGATAACCTGCGCCTTGTGTCATACAGCAATAGATGGTAAAAGTGGGCGCGTTATCGAAGGTGCGCCAAACAACGATCTCAACACTGGCTTAGTGTTGGCTATGGCTACCAACTCAGCCGCGATGTTTCGCCAGACGGGTGTAAATCCTACCAAAATGCCAGTAGGCGATCGCACTTACATTAATGCTGATGGAGAAAAAGCACGTTTGCCAGATGCCAAAGCCCTAGAAGATGCCGTCGATGCCGATTTACTAACTTGGCCTCCCGGCAACTTTGATTCCACTGGCACCATGACCAACAATCCTTCCCAGATTCCATCCTCCTATACCCACGATGCTTGGCCTTATGGCTGGAGTGGACATTCTGCTGTCGGCTGGTTTCACGGACTGACCACCCTTAATAGCAACGTCCATGCTACCAACTCAGACGCGACAACCGGAGCTGATGGCAGTCAGCCGCTATTGGGTATTGACAAAGAGACTTATTTAGGGATTATTTTCCAAAATTCAGCAAATAAAGCTTTCCGGTTGCCAAAAGGGGCGAAACCATCCCAATTCTTTAACAAGATCGATCCGACACCGGGGGAACCGGGGATGAACGAGACGATTCGGATGCCAGAATACCCCAAAGGTTCTCTATTTATGCTGGACGGGTTAATGGCAAACTCACCAGGATACCCAGTAGGCGAACAACTCAACGGAATGTCAGCTTTTCAGAATACCTTGGCACCGCCACCCCTTCAAACTGCCAGCACAGAAACTTTAAAGCGCGGTGCGGCGATTTTCGCAAAAGCTAGTTGCGTTGAATGTCATAGCGGACGCTACTTCACTAACCATCAGGTAATTGCAGAGCAAGAGATTCGCACTCAGCCCTCACGAGGCCCCGCGCAGGCTCCTTTTGCCCGCATCTTAGTACCACCAAAAACTTATCCGAGTAATGTCCCCGTACCCTTGCCAACTGATCCGCCTGTGTTACCAGTGCCAACTGATATTACACCGCAGCGATCGCTTGAACTAGCCTTTGCCATCAACAACCCCAAAGGCGGTTACAAGGTGCCTAGTTTAATTGGTCTTGCCGTCACCGCGCCTTATCTGCACGATGGAGGTGTAGCAGCTTCTTCCCAAGCGCTGAAGCAAGATAAAAAAGGCTTTAGAATCGTCAAGCGTGACGAAATAGGCATGGCAGGCACGTTGCTTAAAGGCATTCAACCCGATCCTAGTGCAAGTTTGCGAGTGCTGTTAGATCGCAAATTGCGTAAGCAAACAGTTGCAGCTAACCGGGCTAATTCCGACTTAAAACAGTCGAATGTAGATGGTAGCGGACACAATTATTGGGTAGACAAAAGTGCTGGCTTTAATGCTCAAGATCAGACCGATTTAATTCAATTCCTGCTGTCGTTGGATGACGACCCAGAAGTTCTACCTGCTGACGTTATAGCGTCAAAAAATTAGCCATCTTCCACTCGCGTTCCCAGTCTCCGGCTGGGAATGCGTAATTGGGTCGATCGCCTCATATTATTCCACACTTTGACCGAAGAGAGAGCCTCCGCGAGTGCGTTCCCAAACAGAATTTTAAATAGGAGTTTTTACAATGAAATTGCAAGGCGTAATTCTAGATGTTGATGGTACGTTGGTTCTGAGCAATGATGCCCACGCCCAAGCTTGGGTTGAGGCATTTGCCGCGTATGGTTATGAAGTACCATTTGAGAAAGTTCGACCGCTTATTGGTATGGGTGGCGATAAAGTCATACCGCAAATGGTGGCAGAACTTAATGACGAAGAAGGTGATGGGAAAGCCATTTCTCAGAAGCGAAAAGAACTGATTATCGAAAAATTTTCACCGACTTTATCTCCAACACAGGGCGCAAGAGAACTGCTGTTAAAGATGCAGCAGGAAGGGTTGCAGCTAATTATCGCTACCTCGGCTACAAGTGAAGAACTTTCCCATTTATTAAAAGCTGCACAAGTTGATGACTTGCTTGATCAGGCGACAACATCCAGCGATGCAGAAGCTTCTAAACCAGCACCAGATATTGTGGAAGCAGCATTGAAGAAAATCCAGATGGAACCAACGCAGATGGTGATGATTGCGGATACGCCCTACGATATTGAATCCGCAAATAAAGCTGGTGTGGATGTAATTGCGTTGCGCTGTGGTGGCTTTGCTGATGAGCAATTCAAGAATGCGATCGCTATCTACGATCACCCAGCCGATTTGTTGGCAAATTATGACACTTCTCCCTTAAGCCAAACTGCTTAAAGTCTATTTTCTTCTCAAAGGTTCCCATGAAAAAAGGCAGTAACGCGATCGCGCTACTGCCTTTTTTTTTACCTACACCGCCTCATCAAAACCAACGTCTCAAATAGCGGCAAAGCTTTACCATCGGGTGTTTTCTTGGTCAGCCGGATCGCCATAGGGATCTTCGCTGGCGGGGCGAACATCACCAAACTGCCCGTAGGGATCTTGATCCGCCGGATCGCCGTAGGGATCTTGGCTGGCTGGGATAACATTGCCGAACTGTCCGTAGGGATCTTGATCCGCTGGATCGCCATAAGGATCTTGGCTGGCTGGGATAACATTGCCGAACTGTCCGTAGGGATCTTGATCTGCTGGATCGCCATAAGGATCTTGGCTGGCTGGGATAACATTGCCAAACTGATCCTGATAACTATCCTGATATGCCGGATCGCCGTAGGGATCTTCGCTAGCTGGACGTACCCGTTGATCGTAGTTTTCTACGTTTTGCTCATCGTTAGAGTCAGTAAAGACCTCGGTCAGCTTTCGGAAAAATCCATCTACCATGATCTATCTCCTTTCTCAAATTGTTGTGGAACGGGTGTGTAGAGGATATAAACCTATTCCACAACGCCGTTATGTTTCTGAATGTTTCTCGTTACCTTTCGGGCATTAGGCGCGATGCGATCGCGCTTTCCAATCTCAAAGTATTAGGGTTTACTGTGCTGGGGCTGGAATTGGTGGGGCTGAAGCTGCACCCGCCAGATCCGTGAGATCCCGGCCTGTGGCGCTGCCGTTATAGCCTTGGAAGTCACGGTACTGTCGCGCCTCCGCCTCCGGAACTTGAATCCCTTCAGGTGGCGGTGTTACCCAGTGAGCGCGATTCTGGGCATCGCGATAATAAATGCGCCCGTTCTTGGAAAGGTAATATTGCCCCTCGGGCCCTTGCTCTTGCTTGTTCTTATGCTTGTTGTAGAGATAGTAGAGTGCGGCTGCTCCCGCCAAAATCGCCACTTTCTGACCCGTTGACAATCCTTTTTTCTTCGCTTGGGGTTGGTTTGCAGGTGGAGGATTGTTAACAGTGCCAACACGGGTATCGTCAATAGGTGGAGGTGGGGCAGAACTCTGCGATTGTCCGCAGGCACCTATAAACGGAACCATAAGCAGCACTGAAAGCAGCAGCGCCATTGAGCGGGAAAATCTTTTACGCTGTCGGTCAATTTTATTCATTGAATTTCCTGTCCTCCCTCTGTTACAGGACGTTTTTTCCTAAAGTGATTTACGAACCTGCGCTGTTGTCAAAGCACATTGCTATTTAATTAATTTGCACAAGCGCCTTGGAAACAATGGTTTTGTAAATGATGTAGAACACCACAATTACACCCTTATTGTTTTCATTTAATAATGAGCAAATTTCTGAATAATTCCCTACAGCTTCAGATAGAAGTTTTATAAGTTACTTCATTCCAGAGGAATACTCACAAAGATGAGCCATAAATTATGGAAATATTTAATAGGTAGCAATACAAATAAAAGGCTTAGCTTATCTTCGAGGTGAAAGCTGAGTTTAAAAGATGCGATCGCTATCTATAAGGCAATACAGTCCAATTAAGAATAG is part of the Funiculus sociatus GB2-C1 genome and harbors:
- a CDS encoding HAD family hydrolase, which encodes MKLQGVILDVDGTLVLSNDAHAQAWVEAFAAYGYEVPFEKVRPLIGMGGDKVIPQMVAELNDEEGDGKAISQKRKELIIEKFSPTLSPTQGARELLLKMQQEGLQLIIATSATSEELSHLLKAAQVDDLLDQATTSSDAEASKPAPDIVEAALKKIQMEPTQMVMIADTPYDIESANKAGVDVIALRCGGFADEQFKNAIAIYDHPADLLANYDTSPLSQTA
- a CDS encoding translation initiation factor, translated to MVDGFFRKLTEVFTDSNDEQNVENYDQRVRPASEDPYGDPAYQDSYQDQFGNVIPASQDPYGDPADQDPYGQFGNVIPASQDPYGDPADQDPYGQFGNVIPASQDPYGDPADQDPYGQFGDVRPASEDPYGDPADQENTRW